The Canis aureus isolate CA01 chromosome 24, VMU_Caureus_v.1.0, whole genome shotgun sequence genome includes a window with the following:
- the HMGB1 gene encoding high mobility group protein B1 — MGKGDPKKPRGKMSSYAFFVQTCREEHKKKHPDASVNFSEFSKKCSERWKTMSAKEKGKFEDMAKADKARYEREMKTYIPPKGETKKKFKDPNAPKRPPSAFFLFCSEYRPKIKGEHPGLSIGDVAKKLGEMWNNTAADDKQPYEKKAAKLKEKYEKDIAAYRAKGKPDAAKKGVVKAEKSKKKKEEEEDEEDEEDEEEEEDEEDEDEEEDDDDE; from the exons atgGGCAAAGGAGATCCTAAGAAGCCGAGAGGCAAAATGTCATCATACGCATTCTTTGTGCAAACTTGCCGAGAGGAGCACAAGAAGAAGCACCCAGATGCTTCAGTCAACTTCTCAGAGTTTTCTAAGAAGTGCTCAGAAAGGTGGAAG ACCATGTCtgctaaagagaaaggaaaatttgaagACATGGCTAAGGCGGACAAGGCCCgttatgaaagagaaatgaaaacttatatccCCCCTAaaggggaaacaaaaaagaagttcAAGGATCCCAATGCACCCAAGAGGCCTCC ctcggcctttttcttgttttgttctgagTATCGCCCAAAAATCAAAGGAGAGCATCCCGGCCTATCCATTGGTGATGTTGCAAAGAAACTGGGAGAGATGTGGAATAACACTGCTGCAGATGACAAGCAGCCTTATGAAAAGAAGGCTGCTAAgctgaaggaaaaatatgaaaag GATATTGCTGCGTACCGAGCTAAAGGAAAGCCTGATGCGGCAAAAAAGGGAGTTGTCAAGGctgaaaagagcaagaaaaagaaggaagaggaggaagacgaggaggatgaagaggatgaggaggaggaagaagatgaagaagatgaagatgaagaagaagatgatgatgatgaataa